The genomic interval CGTCTTCACCTCCTCAGCATCGTCTGATGCTTGCTCCCGGGGGGCCCCCATTACCCCGgttttcctcccacccccctgcAGCTCCTGCTCAGCTCCTTTAGTTCTGTTTCAACTTCTAGATCTAATGGTGGAGTGTCCGAGGCTCAGTTCTGATCGCTTCCCTTCTCTGTGTACGCTGACCTACCCCAGATCCAAGGCTTCCATCACTGACCTCCCCACTGAGATCAAATCCTATGTGTCACTATCTTCATTTGGATGTCTAATGAACATTTCAACCCAACATGCCCAGAATTTAACTCACTTTCCTACCCCTTTTAATTCTTCACTTTTCCTCACTCTTACCCTTGCCAGTGTTCCTCAGCTCACCAAAAGTCGCTACCATTCTCCCAGTTgaggcaaaacaaaaccaaaccacctCAACTCATCCTTGATTCCGCTCTTGTTTCTGCCTCTGACACACACCCAAATTGtcctgtttttcatttccatGGCCACTTTATTTCTCCTTGGGAACACTGCTGTATCCGAGCCCTTGTTCATGCTTTGTGTTCTGTCACAACTCCCGTGCTCCTCCCAGCTGAATAAAGGACAAACTCCTGTACTAGATGAGAGGGTCTCCAGGCACACACAGGCTTGGGACACCTTCCTTAAGTTCCTAAATGggctagagcagtgattctcaacccaggctgcacattagaaggatctgtttttaaaaattgctggtACACTCCCAGTGATTGAATTAGCAGGTCTGTGGTAGGGTCCAAGCATTGGAGGGCTGTAAAAGCATTCCAAGTGATTCTAGCTGGTATATAGCCAGTGGTAGAGCAACCTCTGCTTGCTGGTGATTCCTGGGAGGGCAGAAGCACCAGCTAGTGTGTGGCTGTGTTTCATGTTTTAGCACCTGGTTGACTGAACTTGCAATAGGTATCTGCTAAATACTCAAAACTCCTGCTTGCAGCGGGCCCACCCAAGGTTCTGACTTTTTCCAGGCCTTCTCCCATAGGTGAGTAAATTCCCTTCACGGCAAGGATTCTGCAGCAGGACTTGGCGAGTGAATCTTTGGGAAGGGACGGGTGTGGGAATATGAACTCAGAGACTGGTAGGCACAATGCCTTTCTCAAGAAGGGCCAAGGCACCCTTTAAAATTGAAAGCAGCACCTTGTTATTCACAGGCAACAGCCTCTGCCTATGTCCCAGACACAGGTGGAGCTTGGCAAAGTTATAAACCATTGGCCCGCACTCTCTTATGCTATGGGGTAAAGGTAACGGACCTTGTCCGTGGGAACTGAACCCGCCAACCCCCTCCGTCCCAACGGCCCTCAGCGACGGTGCTGCCCCTTGGCCACCCGTTTGTCTCCCGCCAGCGCACAGGGCCGCTACTCACGTGCGCACTGCAGGCCCTTGCGCACGACGCCCCAGATGAAGTCGCCACAGAGGTCGCACCATGTGTGCGTAGTGGGCCCCGCGGGCTGGAAGCGGTGGCCGCGGCCTGGGACCAGCTGCCTTGCGGCGTTGCGCGCTGTGCCCGGCGCGATGCGCAGCGCGTTGGCACGCTCAAGCCGGGTGCGGCCCGGGGCGGCGCACCGCGCGGGTGCCAGGTCCCGCAGCTCAATGAgctcaggctcagcggacatggcccTGTCGGGCCAGGAGTCCCGCCGGCTCTGGGCTCAAGCGagcgcggggcgggcggggcagcGGGGCGGGCCCCGATCCGGTGCCGCCCCCGGGATTCAGGCAGAGCGGCGGGAGAGCGGAGGAGAGAGGCGCGATGGAAACCTGGGCGCCCGGGCTGTGTCGGCCCGCAGGCGGAGTGGGGCGGCGGGCTCAGCGAGGGGCTGCTCTCGCGGAGTCCCCGCCCTCCGTTTCCTATCCTCCCTTCATCTAGCGAGCAATTCCCCTCCCCCTAACAACCACGACGACCTCAAAGGGCCACGCGGAAACAGGCGTGTTTCTGGAAGCTAGCTTTACTGTACTggaggaagagggtcctcacatCCGATCCTTGCCCCCGGCCCAGGCCTCCTGCCCCAGCTTGCTGAGGCTGCACCCTAAGCCTACCCGCCGGATGGAGCAGGAAGTGGCGAGCGCTTTGCTGGGGGAGATGGGTCAGCAGCTCTTCCCGTCTGCTATCCTCACCACCTGGGAGGCTGGGGCGCTTGCAGAGGCCGGACTGAGATCCAGAGGTTCAGGGGCACGGGGTTGTATGGCATGGGTGCTCGGTCCTCAGCAGCTGCAGCCTTCACTTGGCTCTGTCACCCTGGGCTGCCGGGACACAAGCCTTTCTATGCTTCTCCCAGTGCTTGACTTGGCACTCCCTGCAGGCAAATGGGCCGGTGAGGATGCCGTGCTATGAGAGATATGGCAGTGGGACTCAGGGGTCCAAGGTCCTAGGATACCCTCACCTGCTGCAATACCACTCATTCTGGCATCGTGAGCAGCGCTTGGAGGCCTCTGCATTGCAGTAGGCACAGCGGGGCTGCTCTGGAGCCACTGCCTCTAGCACGTCCAGTCTGTAGGTCTCCGCCCACCTGGGAAAAGGGTCAGGAGGACTTGGCTGGACCTGGTGGGTGGGTGGACGGGAGCAGCCCTACCCATATCCATGTCTTCTGCCTCCCTTCTACCCTTTCTGCCAGCTCAGCAGGCCTCACCTTCGTGCCTGCAGCCTCAGTTCCTGCTCCGAGGGGCTGAATACATGCCGCAGCTGATGCTTGGCAATAGCCTGCCACTTGCCTCTGTTCTCTCGCTCTAGCCGCTCCCAGATTTCTGGGATCTGGGGAAGAGAAGTGGAGAGTGGCAGGGAGGAGCTGGTAAAGTGGGCAGTGGTCCTGAACAACTAACTACCTAGGGCCTACCTGTTCCAACACCAGGTCCTTCTTAGGGGGCTGGGCTTCGGTCAAGGCCAGGTGGGCCAGGAAACCCTGCAGGTCTGCCAGGTTGGGCAGCTGGTCGAGCAGTGTGTCTGTGAGGAAGGCCCGAAGCTGCAAGAGTGTCCGGGGGAGGCCAGTGTGAAGCGGTGCTGGTCAGAGGGTCGAGGAACAAAGAGggcctgagctgggctgagctgagggTGCCAGTGGGACCCATGTCCTACTAGCTGCTGTGTCACCTGAGGCCCAAGGTGTGGAGAGAGGGCTGGGGATGAGGTGAGTGGGCAAAAATAAACATCAAGGGAGGCATGGGGCAGTGCTGGGGCGGTGGTGACTGGTGTGGGAGGAGTTCCCTACCTTGAGTAGCTGTCCTTTGGCAAAGCTTGTGAGGCAGTAGCGGGCCCGGGCCTCAGGGCTTAGCAGCAGATTGTACAGGGCGATCCACACCTGCCCATCCAACTTGCTCAGCTTTTGCTGCTCCGAGGGGGACACTGTCTGCCAACGGCCGCTCTCAAATTGCTGCAGCTTGCCTGGGGAGAGGAGCCAGCATACTGTGTGCAGGCGTTGCATGCTCTGTGAGTGAGCCAGCTGTGCGGGCTAGGGACTGACCACTGTCTGGGCACAGAATGTGCCCATGCTGGGGCGCTGCTCACTTCAGAGCAGGGTGAGTCCTCAGTGGTAGACACACAGGCCCTGCCTGCTGCAGAGTCCAGGTCTAGGCCCACTTTGGGTGAGGCATCCTGGTATTCTCTGTGGTCAAGGGGGCAAAATTTTCTGCCTGTGTGCAAGCTGCCCACCCCATCAATCCTGGAGGATGTCCTGGAAGCAGTGAACTGGGGCTTAGGCAGGTGGAGGAGGACCTTACCGCCTTCCTGCCGGCTCCAGGGACTGTGCTCCAGCAGTTCCACCAGGAGACAGGGCAGATTGTGGGTGCTGAGCATGCGGCTCAAGGTGCTCAGGGAAAGGCTAGGGACGTGGATGGAGAGGTGAGCTGAGGCTACAGGCCCAGGCTACCAGCCCTCCACTGCAGGCCCCAGCTTAGCAGGACAGCCCACCTGTCCATACAGTCTGTGATGTAGCGCAGCACTGAGAGGGCCTTTAGTGCGATCTCAAATTCCATCAGCTCTGCCTGCTTCTGCAGCTCCTGGGGTGGGGCACATGGTGTTCAAGCTAGGGGAGCCTGGGTCTAGCCCTTGCCAACCCCCGGAAACCTCAGCCCACCTGCATGGGGGTGCCATACTGGGACTCCTCCTCCTCAGGGGGGCCACCATGGCCACTCTGGGCGACCAACAGAGTCAGTTTGCGGTGGCAGTAGTCCACCAGGTCCAAGATGGTGTCCTCTGCTGACTCACACACCTCCTGAGGGGCAGGTGGAGGGGAAACATTCTGCCTCTGATGCCCTTCCCAAACAGACACAACCCCCCTTGCTGCCAGACCCCGGCCTAGGCTAGCCAATGGGCAGGGCTGGTGCCTCACCTTGTGGAAGAATACTGTCTCCAGGAGGTTGATGATGGAGGCCTCATGGTGTAACTGTCAGATAAAGAGGAGGACAGGGCCCTGGGCTGCTGAGAGAGGGATAGGGGCTACCAGCTACTCTCTCTAGTCCAGGGCCCTCTGAAGGGGTGGGAAGGGGTATGAACCGATGGCTCACCACCATGTAAATGGGAAAAGTGTTTGGGGGCTTGAAGTCTTCCAgcctgcacagcacagggaacaccTTCTGCTTCCACATCTCCACTGCAATCAGCTCCACCACCAGCGTCGGGATCTTTGGGAGGGGAAGGACCGGGATGAGGTGGGCCTACTTAGCCTGGCAACCCTCCCATCTctggctcagcccagcccagccctcctcaAACTCCCCTGGGCTCCAGACTCTCCTCTGCTCCATGAATTCCTTCCCGATCTCTCTCCTGCACCTTAGACCTTCATTTCCAGCTGCCTCTGACATCTCTGTGGGGGCATTCCCCAGGCTTCCTATTACTGGCCCTTGCCTTGTCCCCAGGCTGCCATGCTCCCCCTGCACCTGAGCCCTTGTCAGGTCCTCCCCCATTCAAGTGTACCTCTCAGGCCAGCCCTCCTGCTCATTCCCTCTCTCGTCCCTgtcctttcactctttttttttttttttttttttttgcggctcgcgggcctttcactgttgtggcctctcccattgcagagcacaggctccggacgcgcaggctcagcggccatggctcacgggcctagccgctccgcggcatgtgggatcttcccaaaccggggcacgaacccgtgtcccctgcatcggcaggcggactctcaaccactgcgccaccagggaagcccttggcctcACTCTTATTCAGGGCCCTTCACAGTGCCCTATTCCTACCTCACACCCCAGTAGGGCGCTCCACCTTTTCCTTGCAGAGGAATCTTTCTGTCAAGTGATATTTCAGGTCATCTACTGGTGCCACCTCCTGGCTCACATTCCAGTTAAGCCAATCCCTGGTTTCTAACTCCCTCTCTCTCATGTTGGGAAGGTTGCCTTCTTCTATGCCAAAGTCCCACCCCACTTTAGTGGGTGCCCCCCTCTAACCCGACAGTCTATTCAGTAATGCCTTTAGAACTTGGGCCCTCCCCCTACAGCCTAGGCTGTTCTAGGTTCCAGGATTATCTCCCTAATCAACTCACATCCTACACCCCACCTGGCATGCCAGGGTCCTGTCCCATAGGGCTGCAAAATCAAATGTGTAAcacacttttccttttcctttggggAGGACAGGGGTGCCAGCCAGAGGGAAGTGCAGGCACCCAGGGTGTTCCTGAGGGGTAGACTgttggggatggggggtggtgagAAGACAGGAACCCTGCCTGTGACTCCAACCTACCTTCCTATGGGTGACCAGCAGCTCCTGGATGGGCTCGCCCTGGCTGGCCGTGGCATCAAGGATAGCCTGCATGTTCAGCTTCTCGAGATTCTCGTGCTGCTGGTTCCACCTGCCCAGacagggtgtgtgtgcatgtgggtgcACATGTGTGCAGTAGGAGTGGGTGCGGGGGCTGGGTCCTACTGAAGCCTAACCGGGGTCCAAGGTGGCTCAGGACCATATAACCCTGTCTCGGAGAGCTTTACCTCCCCACCGAGGGGCCCCTCCACGCCGGGCAACCCCTCCCCCCAATGTCAGGCCCACACTCCTCCACTCAAGGACTCTGACCCCATGACTCCACCTGACCCCGGATCCAGCTGTCTCACCCTCCGGAGCCCATCTCGCGCAGCTGGAAGCTGCGCAGTCCCCGCACTAGCACGTCAGCCTCCCCGGGCAGCAGCAACTCCAGGTCGCCCATGTCGGCTCAAGGGACAGGAAGCGGGAAGGTGGGGTTCGGCTCACCGCGAGCAGCGGCCTGCGCTGAGATGTGGATGCTGACACGCTTGGGGACCACGGTCTCCTGCGGGCCCGAAGTCTGGGGCCCTACAGTTGTAAAGCGGTTGCGGAGCGTGAGTCCTCGCCGCCATGGAAACGGTTAGCTCAACGCCTGCGCACTGCGGCCTGGATCCCGCCCCTGCTGGCGGCCCGCGCTGGGTCCCGTCACGCCAGCGTCTGCCTGCTAGCCAGGCTACGGGTAGCAACCCTCCTTAGATTCCTGGAGCTTTCTCCCTCACAACTGGCTGCGGCTCACGGGTCTCCCTGAGTTACAGACTCTTGAGTTCTAGCTTCCTCCTCAGATGGACGTCAAGTCGGCCCACCCCCCACCAGCTCTCCCTGTAGCTGCTCCCTCTCCAACCACACGGATGCTCCTCTCCGTGGCCCCCTCGCTCCAGTATTCCTCGCGCGCAGCTCCACCTTGTTGGCTCTACACCCGAAATACTGCGCAGGGCTCACAGCTTCTCTCCATCCTAGGCCAGGCTGCCATCACCTCTCATGAGGTAACTACTGTGGTCTTTTTACTGGACCCATTTCCACTCTTGACCTTCCTGAGTAgccaggagtcttttttttttttttggccacgc from Delphinus delphis chromosome 10, mDelDel1.2, whole genome shotgun sequence carries:
- the ZMYND10 gene encoding zinc finger MYND domain-containing protein 10, which encodes MGDLELLLPGEADVLVRGLRSFQLREMGSGGWNQQHENLEKLNMQAILDATASQGEPIQELLVTHRKIPTLVVELIAVEMWKQKVFPVLCRLEDFKPPNTFPIYMVLHHEASIINLLETVFFHKEVCESAEDTILDLVDYCHRKLTLLVAQSGHGGPPEEEESQYGTPMQELQKQAELMEFEIALKALSVLRYITDCMDSLSLSTLSRMLSTHNLPCLLVELLEHSPWSRQEGGKLQQFESGRWQTVSPSEQQKLSKLDGQVWIALYNLLLSPEARARYCLTSFAKGQLLKLRAFLTDTLLDQLPNLADLQGFLAHLALTEAQPPKKDLVLEQIPEIWERLERENRGKWQAIAKHQLRHVFSPSEQELRLQARRWAETYRLDVLEAVAPEQPRCAYCNAEASKRCSRCQNEWYCSRECQVKHWEKHRKACVPAAQGDRAK